In Vidua chalybeata isolate OUT-0048 chromosome 5, bVidCha1 merged haplotype, whole genome shotgun sequence, one genomic interval encodes:
- the WBP2NL gene encoding postacrosomal sheath WW domain-binding protein gives MALNRNHSQEGGVVIPNAESVLKQCKDVELSFSDVTGKPEIFKGTKKGMLYLTPYRVIFVSKGKDPMLSFMMPFYLVKGCSIEQPVFSANYIKGQIQAEAGGGWEGQGTFKLTFNSGGAIEFGQLMLKAASSASSGAPLQNPGYGYSPVPGGYAPAPPAPGGYSPVPGGYAAPPPPNGPYPYAPPPVNAYGPAPQPMAYPYAQTPGIYPPLPNMNPVYMPPPPPYSGPPPAGPSAPPAWVSPGMPGGSKAMEAASSAYYNPANPHNVYMPMDQPPPYAPPEDKKNN, from the exons ATGGCGCTGAACAGGAACCACTCGCAGGAGGGTGGTGTCGTCATCCCCAATGCCGAGAG TGTCCTCAAACAGTGCAAAGATGTGGAGCTCTCCTTCAGTGACGTGACAGGCAAGCCTGAAATCTTCAAAGGCACCAAAAAAGGAATGCTGTATCTCACCCCTTACAGG GTGATCTTTGTGTCCAAGGGCAAGGATCCTATGCTGTCCTTCATGATGCCATTCTATTTGGTGAAAGGATGCTCGATCGAGCAGCCTGTTTTCTCTGCCAATTACATCAAAGGACAGATccaggctgaggctggag gtggctgggaagggcaggggacATTTAAACTGACTTTCAACAGTGGAGGAGCCATTGAGTTTGGACAGCTGATGTTGAAAGCTGCTTCTAGTG CTTCCAGTGGCGCTCCTCTGCAGAACCCTGGCTATGGATACAGCCCTGTTCCCGGAGGATATGCACCCGCCCCGCCTGCCCCCGGCGGCTACTCACCTGTGCCGGGAGGCTACGCTGCCCCTCCGCCCCCGAACGGACCTTATCCCTATGCACCACCTCCAGTGAATGCCTACGGACCCGCTCCACAGCCCATGGCATATCCGTACGCCCAGACTCCAG GTATTTACCCACCACTTCCAAACATGAACCCTGTGTACATGCCACCTCCACCACCCTACTCTGGGCCTCCTCCTGCAGGACcctcagctcccccagcctgggtGAGCCCAGGAATGCCAG gaGGCAGTAAAGCCATGGAAGCAGCTTCCAGTGCATATTACAACCCTGCCAACCCACACAACGTGTACATGCCCATG GATCAGCCACCTCCTTATGCACCTCCTGAGGATAAGAAGAACAACTAG